Sequence from the Methanobacterium alkalithermotolerans genome:
CAATGGACTCAGTTATATCAATTATGTCTTGTATACGATGATTTACAAAATCATTATATGAATTTATGTGGTGATCTACCAGATTATATTCATCAAAAAACGCGTCTACTAATCCCCATGTGCTCTTTTTCATGGACTTCCTCCAAAAATAATACCAGTTAATAATTTAGTCAAATATTCCTCAAATATTTTTATTGAGTTATTTTTGAACTATGAGAGTAAAAATAACTAAAACGATAATTTAATCCTTTACAAGCCTATAAGTAATAAATTTTCCTGCTGTAGAGCTTTTTCTAGTAATTTCAAGAATGTCTCCCTCTTTTGCCCCAATAGCCTTGGCTACAGGGTCATCAGATTTTATTTTGGGGAGTTGCTCCAGGTGAATATCCATCTTTTTAAGTACCTTATTAAATTCGGATTTCGACAAAACAGCATGATCTGGTACCATTTCATGTTTTAAGATGTCCTTCTTCACAATTTATCCTCCAGTAAAAAATCCCAGTAAAAAAATCAGTAAAACGGGCCCGACGGGAATTGAACCCGCGGCCACTTGGTTAAAAGCCAAGCGCTCTGCCAGACTGAGCTACGGGCCCTAATAGTGGAACGCCCTGGCCGGGAATTGAACCCGAGTCGCGGGCTCGACAGGCCCGCATGATAGCCCCTACACCACCAGGGCACTCTTAAAATTAGAGCATATTAGGGTTTACTTCTACTTACTTAAATACTTTTTTATTTAATTGGGCATATACTCTTATTTAATTCCAGCGCTGATTTTAAAATCTTAGGAGATATATACTTCATCTATTTTTCTAGTATTTAAATTAGTAAGGTTACTTGATCTCACCATTAATTTTTATGACATAAATCAAACAAGATAGTGGTATGACTGTTTTATTTTTTGCATCCAGCTTCTTCATCTGATCTATAAGACATAATAAAAAGGAATATTATCTCAAATCCTTTTCATTTTAAATAGAAAGATCAAAATCCCGCCTGCCGGACTTGAACCAGCAACCCTCGGATCTACAGTCCGATGCTCTGCCAAATTGAGCTAAGGCGGGTTTAATATCTTATTTCAATACTTCAATTTAAGAAGTACAGAATATAAATCTCTGAGAGATTCATATTTGAATTAAGTTGTATATATATTAGATGGGACCACCCGGATTTGAACCGGAGTCTCAGGCTCCCAAAGCCCAAAGGATCGACCAAGCTACCCTATGGTCCCTAATGATAAAACATCTAAGTTTTCTAATCTCCAACTTAGAGCCCCGGACGGGAATTGAACCCGCGACCACGAGATTACAAGTCTCGCGCTCCACCAGACTGAGCTACCGAGGCATTTCCATTTTAGGCAGTATTAGCTTAAATACTTTGTGGTAGATTTCCACTTAAAAATGATCTGGTGAATAATCATAGATAATTTTTAATAATCAGATTATGTATAAAAAATATTTAAACATTAACCATTATTAATTTTCCCGGTTTCAAATTTTTAATATTTGACCGGTTATCTACACATTAACAGTTTTATTACTTAAAGATTGTCATTTAATTTTTTAAAATAAGCATTTTTCAATGCCTCCACCGCCGGTAATTTTTCCCCGGCCAAAAGATTTATACACGCCCCACCACCACTACTTATATGATTTATCTCTTCTTCAAAGCCCATTTGAATTGCAGCAGCTGCTAAATGACCTCCTCCAATAATAGAAAAACCTGAGGAAGATGCGATTGAATTTAAAATATCTGCGGTTCCAATACTAAATTCTGGATTCTCAAAAACGCCTGCAGGGCCATTAGCAAAAATAGTAGAAGATTTACGTATGATTTGTGCATATAATTTAATGGATTCTATACCAATATCATAAATGGGAGCATCTGGAATTTTTTCAACAGAAATATCAATTCGTTTATTATCCTCACATATGGCTACATCAACAGGAATTAAGATCTTATCCTTAAATTTAGTTATAAGGTCACCAGCAACATCAACATATTCATTATATCCTTTATTCTCAATAAAATTGTGATTGGTGGTTCCAATTTCAATACCTGATGCCTGGAGAAAAATGTTAGCCACCAGCCCGGTGGTTAAAATGTAATCTGCACTACCATTTTCCAGCACATTTTGCATAACATGTATGGAATCATCAGCTTTAACTCCCCCTAAAACATAAGTACAAGGTTTTTTTACATTATCCATAGCACCAGTCAATATTTTGAGCTCTTTTTCCATTATTCTACCTGCAGCAGATGGTAGTTTAAATGTAAATCCTATTAAAGATGGCTGAGATCGGTGAGCGGCTGCAAAAGCATCATTTACAAAATAATCAACCACCGGGGCTAATTTATTGACCAGGTGGGTTGCTGATTGTGGGGAAATCTCTCTTTTTAACACCTCTTCAGAATAAAAACGAACATTTTCTAAAAGAAGAATATCTCCCTTTTTCATATGGCCTATGGTTTCCCGGGCAGCACATCCAAAAATGTCCTCAACATAGATAACACTATGATTTAATATTTTAGACATAACATGGGCATGTTGCTCCAGGGTAGTAAAATCTTTTTTACCAGGTCGGCTTTGATGAGCTAATATTACAGTTTTTGCTCCTTTATTAGATAGCTCTTGTATGGTTTCTGCATGTAACTTCATCCGGGTATCATCTAAAATGATTCCACTATGGGGGTCCACAGGAGAATTGATATCCACCCTGATAAGAACAGTTTTGTTATTAAGTTGAAAATCATCCAAGGTGTTTAATTTAAGGGACATTGTACGCCTCCCTGCTAAATCCAGATTATTATAGATGCATTTTTTAAAATAAATGTTTATTACAAATATTATAAATCAAATTTTACTTACCAAATCTAAAAGAGCTTTTTCAGGATTTTTAGCCATTATAATGCCTGAAGCTAAAAGAACTCCTTCAGATCCCAGTTCCAGGGCAGCTTTCATGTCATCTCCAGTGGATATTCCCGCACCGCAAAGAACCTTGACTTGGGGATTTATACGTTTAACCTGTTCCACTGTTCCTTCCACCACTTCTGGTTCAGCCTGGGAAACAGGTATGCCTGATCCAATAAGTTCCGGAGGCTCTACTGCAATGAAATCGGGATTTAAAGATGCTACTGCAGAACTAGTTTGAACATTATTGGTACAAACCA
This genomic interval carries:
- a CDS encoding phosphoglycerate kinase translates to MSLKLNTLDDFQLNNKTVLIRVDINSPVDPHSGIILDDTRMKLHAETIQELSNKGAKTVILAHQSRPGKKDFTTLEQHAHVMSKILNHSVIYVEDIFGCAARETIGHMKKGDILLLENVRFYSEEVLKREISPQSATHLVNKLAPVVDYFVNDAFAAAHRSQPSLIGFTFKLPSAAGRIMEKELKILTGAMDNVKKPCTYVLGGVKADDSIHVMQNVLENGSADYILTTGLVANIFLQASGIEIGTTNHNFIENKGYNEYVDVAGDLITKFKDKILIPVDVAICEDNKRIDISVEKIPDAPIYDIGIESIKLYAQIIRKSSTIFANGPAGVFENPEFSIGTADILNSIASSSGFSIIGGGHLAAAAIQMGFEEEINHISSGGGACINLLAGEKLPAVEALKNAYFKKLNDNL
- a CDS encoding DNA-directed RNA polymerase subunit H; this translates as MKKDILKHEMVPDHAVLSKSEFNKVLKKMDIHLEQLPKIKSDDPVAKAIGAKEGDILEITRKSSTAGKFITYRLVKD